The following coding sequences lie in one Mucilaginibacter sp. KACC 22773 genomic window:
- a CDS encoding RrF2 family transcriptional regulator, translating to MLSKKTKYAIKALVILGKNMDQPPMQISRIAEAERIPKKFLEQILLDLRNAGFLYSKKGAGGGYSLNRDPKEIFLVSIMRITDGPIAMVPCASLNFYHKCDECHQETTCGIRDVFVDVRDATLKILSETSIADIITREQTLINV from the coding sequence ATGCTTTCCAAAAAAACAAAGTACGCTATTAAGGCATTGGTGATCCTGGGCAAAAACATGGATCAGCCGCCTATGCAAATTTCGAGAATCGCCGAGGCAGAACGAATTCCCAAAAAATTCCTGGAACAAATCCTGCTCGATCTGCGCAATGCTGGTTTCCTGTATAGTAAAAAAGGAGCAGGCGGCGGTTACAGCTTAAACCGCGATCCGAAAGAGATTTTCCTGGTAAGTATCATGCGCATTACCGATGGCCCCATAGCCATGGTACCTTGTGCCAGCCTGAATTTTTACCACAAATGCGATGAGTGCCACCAAGAAACTACCTGCGGCATCCGCGATGTGTTTGTTGATGTGCGGGATGCTACACTTAAAATACTGAGCGAGACCAGCATAGCTGACATTATAACCCGCGAGCAGACGCTCATCAACGTGTAA
- a CDS encoding SelT/SelW/SelH family protein, with protein MKPTVTIEYCPKCGWMMRAAYMAQELLTTFTNDIFGVTLHPSEISGRYSVFIDGDVIFDRKKEGRFPEIKELKQLIRDRVNPEKNLGHSDKK; from the coding sequence ATGAAACCAACCGTCACTATTGAATATTGCCCCAAATGCGGCTGGATGATGCGGGCAGCTTATATGGCCCAGGAACTGCTTACCACTTTTACTAATGATATTTTTGGGGTAACCCTACATCCAAGCGAAATAAGCGGAAGGTATTCTGTTTTTATCGATGGCGATGTGATTTTTGACAGGAAAAAAGAGGGGCGGTTCCCGGAAATTAAAGAGCTAAAACAATTAATACGCGACAGGGTTAATCCCGAAAAAAACCTTGGGCATTCGGATAAAAAATAA
- a CDS encoding MOSC domain-containing protein, which translates to MLQISQLYIYPIKSLGGIPVTSAEVTSRGFKHDRRWMLVDGQNRFLTQREHPQMALIKVNIQSDGLMVSHHANGSIKIPFTYDTLSKHDVVIWDDTCIGVYVGDEFDEWFTTILGIPCRLIYMPDDSEREVDQRYAQPGMITSFADAYPFLLIGQASLDDLNKRLPAALPMDRFRPNIVFTGGDAFSEDLMDHINISGINFYGAKLCARCVMTTIDQQTGVKAKEPLKTLATYRLKNNKILFGQNLVHQGEGFVTVGDTLSVLSTHTDDRFIIEKKKSVS; encoded by the coding sequence ATGCTTCAAATCAGCCAGCTTTACATATATCCTATAAAATCTCTTGGCGGTATTCCGGTAACTTCGGCCGAAGTTACCTCGCGCGGTTTTAAACACGATAGGCGATGGATGCTGGTTGATGGCCAAAACAGGTTTCTCACCCAAAGGGAACACCCCCAGATGGCGCTGATCAAAGTAAACATACAAAGCGATGGCTTGATGGTTTCTCATCATGCAAACGGATCTATAAAAATCCCTTTTACATACGATACCCTTAGTAAACATGATGTGGTTATTTGGGATGATACGTGTATAGGCGTTTATGTAGGCGATGAGTTTGACGAATGGTTTACCACCATATTGGGCATTCCCTGCCGGCTGATTTACATGCCCGACGATAGTGAACGTGAAGTTGACCAACGTTATGCACAGCCGGGCATGATCACTTCTTTTGCCGATGCTTATCCATTTTTACTCATCGGCCAGGCTTCGCTGGATGATTTAAATAAACGCCTGCCGGCTGCCTTACCGATGGATAGGTTTAGGCCCAACATTGTTTTTACCGGCGGCGATGCCTTTAGCGAAGACCTGATGGACCATATAAACATCTCGGGCATCAATTTTTACGGAGCTAAACTCTGCGCCCGCTGTGTAATGACCACTATCGATCAGCAAACGGGCGTAAAAGCTAAAGAACCGTTGAAAACACTGGCTACTTATCGCTTAAAAAATAACAAGATCCTTTTTGGACAAAACCTGGTACACCAGGGCGAAGGATTTGTTACTGTCGGTGATACCCTTAGTGTATTAAGCACACACACCGACGACAGATTTATAATTGAGAAAAAGAAATCAGTATCATGA